The sequence GTTCCGGAACTCCGGGAGCCCCTGGCCGCGGTCAGGGCCCGGCTGGGACGCAGGTGACCGGGGACCACCGGCCGGAGCCGACCGTGCCGGAGCGACCGCCTCGGCGGTTCGAGCAGCACGAGGAGTCGACAGTGTCGATGGCGTCCACGACCACCGGCCTGCCCGACCGCTACCGCCCGCTGGACCAGATCGGTCCCGACGAGACCACCCCCACCGGCATCATCCAGAGCTGGCGGGCCAAGGACCGCGTCCTCAACCGCGACGTCGCCATCCGGGTGCACATCCCGGCCGGTCCCGCGGCGCACGCCTGGATCACCCGCGCGCTCACCGCCGGCGGGCTGGCCACCCCCGCGCTGGCCATGGTCTACGACGCCTCGGAGGGCAGCGGCGATCCGCAGGCCCCCGGCGGCGCCGCCTACGTCGTCAACGAGTGGATCGACGGCGAGACCCTCGCCGACCGGCTCCGGTCCGGTCCGATGCCCGAGCGCGAGGTCCGGCTCGTCCTCCGCCGGCTCGCCGAGGGCGTGGCCGAGGCGCACCGCGTGGGCCTGGCCGTCGGCGGCCTCTCGCTGGACAACGTCGTCCTGCGACCGAACGGGCTGGTCGGGCTGCGGGCGGTCCCCGCGGCCGCCGGCACCGTCGAGGGCGACATCACCGCGCTCGGTGAACTCCTGGAGGCCTGCCTCACCGGCGTCGGTCCCGGCGCCCGCCCGGTGACCGGCCCCTCCGACCTCGTGGCCCTCGCCCGCCGCGCCCGGTCCACCGCACCCGGCCGGGGGCTCTCCAGCGTCGCGGCCATGGCCGCCCTGCTCGGGGAGCGCGGGCGGAGCGGCTCCACGCAGAACCTGCACCCGAACCGGGCCGACGACACCGACGGCGGCCGTCGGCGCCGCCGCGAGGCGGGGGCCCCCGTTCGGCTCGAGCGGACCACGCTGCCCCCCGTGCCGCCGGTCCGACCGGTCGGCGACGGCGGGCCGCTGCCCGCCTCCGCGCTGGGCGGCGACACCGTCGCGGCAGCCCCCTCGTCGCTCCCGCCCGCGCCGGGGAGCGAGGACGAGCTCTTCGGCGTCCTGGGCGGCCGGGGAGCCCGCGACGAGGACGACGGCTACGCGCCAGAGGACGAGAACGAGGACGCGGCCCGCGGGCGCCGGTTGGTGGTCGTGGGCCTCCCGCTGCTGGCCCTCGTCGTGGTGATCGCGCTGGCCTGGTGGTTGGGCTCCAGCGTCCTGTCGGTGGCCGACTCCGTCGACGAGGAGATCGCCGGCTCGACCCCGCCGACGGCCGGCGCCCCCGTGGCGGACGGGGGCGGGGAGGAGCCGGCGCCGGCGCCGGAGCCGGGGGCCGCGGCCACCGTCAGCGCCGCCCAGGTGTTCGACCCGTTCGGCGACGGCGAGCCGGAGAACGACGAGGACGTCCCGCTGTCCTACGACGGCGACCCCGCCACCGGCTGGTCCACGCTGGACTACCGGGGCTCCCCCGCGTTCGGCAACCTCAAGCCCGGCGTCGGCGTCGTGTACGACCTCGGCGACGCGCACGAGCTGTCCGGCGTCACGGTGCAGTCGCCGGTGCCCGGCGCCACCGTGGAGGTGCGCACGTCGGAGTCGGCCGGCGGAACGCTGGAGGACTTCTCGGTAGCGGCCGCCGGCACGCTGACCGGGAGCACCGACCTCGCGTTCGACCAGCCGATTCCCGCCCGGTACGTGCTCGTGTGGATCACCGGCCTGGTCGACGGCCCCAACGGGTTCTCCGCCGAGCTGGCCGAGGTCGAGGTCCGCACCGCCGGCTGATCGACGCCGCCCCGGGACGGGGTCACGCGGGAATGGGGCCCTTACGATCGTGGTTGTGCCGCCCGTGACGACAGACCAGCCGACCCCCGGCCCCGCCGTGACCACCGGCGAGGTGACCCGACCGGTCATCCCGCCGGCCGAGCACGACGGCATCCGCGATCTGATCATCATCGGGTCCGGCCCCGCCGGTTACACGGCGGCCACCTATGCGGCCCGCGCGAACCTGCACCCGCTGGTCTTCGAGGGATCGCAGTTCGGCGGCGCCCTCATGACGACCACCGAGGTCGAGAACTTCCCCGGCTTCCCCGAGGGCATCCAGGGCCCGCAGCTGATGGACGACATGCGGACCCAGGCCGAGCGCTTCGGCGCCGAGCTGGTGCCGTCGGACGTGACCGGGGTCGACCTCACCGCCAACCCGAAGATCGTCAAGGTGGGCGACACCGCCCACCGCGCGCACGCCGTGATCGTGGCCACCGGCTCCAAGTACCGGTACCTGGGTCTGGACAACGAGCAGCGCCTGCTCGGCCGCGGCGTCTCGGCCTGTGCCACCTGCGACGGGTTCTTCTTCCGCGACCAGGACATCGTCGTCGTGGGCGGTGGCGACTCGGCGATGGAGGAGGCCACCTTCCTCACCCGGTTCGCCAAGAGCGTCACCGTGGTGCACCGCCGCGAGGAGCTGCGCGCCTCGAAGATCATGCAGCAGCGGGCGCAGGACAACGAGAAGATCCGCTGGGCGCTGGGCAAGCAGGTCACCGACGTGCTCGGCGAGTCGACCGTCTCCGCCGTCCAGCTGACCGACACCGCCACGGGTGCCACCGAGACCATGCCGGTGACCGGCATGTTCCTGGCCATCGGGCACGACCCGCGCAGCGAGCTCTTCGTCGGACAGCTGAAGCTCGACGACGAGGGCTACATCCAGGTCGACCACCCGACCACCCGCACCAACATCGACGGCGTGTTCGCCTGCGGCGACGTCGTCGACCACATCTACCGCCAGGCGATCACGTCGGCCGGCACGGGTGCCGCCGCCGCCATCGACGCCGAGCGGTGGCTCGCCGAGACATTCGACGAGCGCTGAGCGGCCTGCCCACCTCACGACCGCGCCGGGCATAACCACCCAGCCCGCGCGGTTGTGCGGGCGGAGGCTCGTCAGCGCCAGCAACGAGCCAGTCGACCGAGAGGGAGAACGACCATGGCAGGCAACACCGTGACCGTTACCGACGCCAGCTTCGCCACCGACGTGCTGGGCAGCGACAAGCCCGTGCTCGTCGACTTCTGGGCGGAGTGGTGCGGGCCGTGCAAGATGGTCGCCCCCGTGCTGGAGGAGATCGCCTCCGAGCACGGTGACAAGCTCACCATCGCCAAGCTCAACATCGACGAGAACCCGCAGATCGCCCGCGACTACCAGGTCATGTCGATCCCGACCATGACCGTCTTCCAGGGCGGCAAGCCGGTCAAGAGCATCATCGGCGCCAAGCCCAAGGGTGCCATCCTGAGCGACCTGGCCGACTACATCGGCTGACGCGCGCCGGTTCCGGCCTGCCTGCGGGGTCCCGCCGCGAGCGTGCGAGCGGCAGGGGCGGGCAGGTCCGCCATCACGCTGTGCACCGCGAAGGCCCACCCGTCCACCGGACGGGTGGGCCTTCGCCGTCACCGGGGGAGGATCGCCGCCCCCGGTGCGCCGTCCACGGCGGGAGGGACGACAATCGGTGACACGATGATGAGAACGGCGAAGCTCTCCAGTTCCCCAGCGGAGCTGTGATGGGAACCGACAGCCGCATGCAGCCTCTGAGGCCGGGGGACCGCGGGCCGGCCGTGGCCGACGTGCACGCCGCCCTCCGCAGCCTCGGCCTCCTCCCCTCCGCCGGCGACGGCGGCGATCCGGGCCTCGAGTCCGCGGAGTACGACGCCGCCACCGAACTCGCCGTCCGCCACTTCCAGCAGGTGCGCGGCCTGTCCGTGGACGGACGGGTGGGCGAGGAGACCTACCGGGCGCTCAGCGAGGCCCGCTGGTCGCTGGGTGACCGTCTGCTCCGCTACGACCCCGAGCGCCCGATGCGTGGCGACGACGTGACCAACCTGCAGGAGCGGCTGCTCGAGCTGGGCTACGACGCCGGCCGCGCCGACGGCATCCTGGGGCCCGAGACGGAGGTCGGTCTGCGGGCGTTCCAGCGGGACTACGGCCTCACCTCCGACGGCACCTGCGGGCCGGCCACGCTGCGGGCGCTGCGCCAGCTCGGCCGCAAGGTCACCGGCGGGCGGCCGCAGCTGCTGCGGCAGAGCGCCTCGTTCGTGGAGAGCGGACCGCACCTGATCGGCCGCCGGATCGTCGTCGACGCGGGGCACGGTGGAACCGATCCCGGGTTCATCGCCGGCGAGACCACCGAGGCCGACCTCGTCTTCGACCTCGCCTCGCGGATCGAGGGCCGGCTCGCCGCTGCCGGGGCCACCGTGTACCTCACCCGGGGTCGCGCGCAGGGTCCGGCCCACGCCGAGCGCACCGCCTTCGCCAACGACGCCCGGGCCGACCTGTTCATCTCCCTCCACCTGGACGCCCACGGATCCGAGCACGCCCGGGGCGTGGCCAGCTACTACTACGGCACCGGCTCCGGGGCGTCGTCCACGGTGGGGGAGCAGTTCGCCAACCTGGTGCGCCGCGAGGTCGTGGCCCGCACCGGCATGCTCGACCTCGGGTCGCACGCCAAGACGTGGGACATCGTCCGGATGACCCGCATGCCCGCGGTGCGGCTGGACTGCGGCTACCTCTCCCACCCGGTCGACCGGCTGCTGCTGCTCGACGCACGGGTCCGCAGCGCCATCGCCCACGGCGTCCTCGCCGCCGTCCAGCGGCTCTACCTCCCCGCCGAGGCCGATCCGCCGACCGGCACGTTCGTCCTCCCCGGGAGGGCGTGAGGCGGTCGGCGTGACCGATCGGTCCGTCGTCCTGACGTGTTGCGCGCGGCCGCTCCCTCGGGGCTGCCTACACTCCTGAAGGTGGCCACCATCCCGCCCGGCACGCCTGCCGGTCCCGGACAGCAGGGGGCGCACCACGGTGCGCATCCCCATCCCGCGCCGCGGCATCCGCGGCTCGACCCGCTGGCCGACCGGTACGCAGCACGGACCCACGGGATGAAGTCCTCGGAGATCCGGGCGCTGTTCTCCGTCGTGAGCCGGCCCGAGGTGGTCTCCCTCGCCGGCGGTATGCCCGCCGTCACCGCGCTCCCACTGGACGCCGTCGGCTCGATGATCGGCGACCTGGTGTCCGGGATGGGCGCGCAGACGCTGCAGTACGGCTCCGGTCAGGGTGACCCCCGGCTGCGCGAGCGGATCTGCGACGTCATGGCCCTCGAGGGCATCACCGACGCCTCGCCCAGCGAGGTCGTCGTCACGGTGGGCTCCCAGCAGGGCCTGGACCTGGTCACCCGCGTCTTCTGCGACCCGGACGACGTGATCCTCGCCGAGGGCCCGTCCTATGTGGGCGCCCTGGGGGTCTTCCAGGCCGCCCAGGCGCGGGTCCGGCACGTCGCCATGGACGACGACGGGCTCATCCCCGAGGCGCTGGAGGAGGCGCTGGTCGCCTGCCGCGCCGCGGGTGACCGGGTGAAGTTCCTCTACACGGTGCCGAACTTCCACAACCCGGCCGGCGTGACCCTCTCGGAGCCTCGCCGCGAGGCGATCATGGCGATCGCCGAGCGCTGGGACCTGCTGATCATCGAGGACAACCCCTACGGGCTGCTGGGCTTCGAGCAGGAGCCGATGCGCGCGCTGCGGGCCCGCGACGCCCACCGGGTCATCT is a genomic window of Blastococcus sp. HT6-30 containing:
- a CDS encoding PLP-dependent aminotransferase family protein; this translates as MATIPPGTPAGPGQQGAHHGAHPHPAPRHPRLDPLADRYAARTHGMKSSEIRALFSVVSRPEVVSLAGGMPAVTALPLDAVGSMIGDLVSGMGAQTLQYGSGQGDPRLRERICDVMALEGITDASPSEVVVTVGSQQGLDLVTRVFCDPDDVILAEGPSYVGALGVFQAAQARVRHVAMDDDGLIPEALEEALVACRAAGDRVKFLYTVPNFHNPAGVTLSEPRREAIMAIAERWDLLIIEDNPYGLLGFEQEPMRALRARDAHRVIYLGSFSKTFSPGLRVGWVLAPLAVREKLVLATEAQVLCPPSLTQYAVARYLDTQPWREQIKLFTELYRERRDACLESLEAMMPAGTTWTHPHGGFYVWLKLPAGLDAKLMQPRAVGSLVAYVPGIGFYADGSGQEYMRLSYCYPEPDQIREGVRRLARVIEAELDLHSTFDKVDTGTFRAVRAGSGQDAESMVGPANSDRYEDGRA
- a CDS encoding N-acetylmuramoyl-L-alanine amidase, with the protein product MQPLRPGDRGPAVADVHAALRSLGLLPSAGDGGDPGLESAEYDAATELAVRHFQQVRGLSVDGRVGEETYRALSEARWSLGDRLLRYDPERPMRGDDVTNLQERLLELGYDAGRADGILGPETEVGLRAFQRDYGLTSDGTCGPATLRALRQLGRKVTGGRPQLLRQSASFVESGPHLIGRRIVVDAGHGGTDPGFIAGETTEADLVFDLASRIEGRLAAAGATVYLTRGRAQGPAHAERTAFANDARADLFISLHLDAHGSEHARGVASYYYGTGSGASSTVGEQFANLVRREVVARTGMLDLGSHAKTWDIVRMTRMPAVRLDCGYLSHPVDRLLLLDARVRSAIAHGVLAAVQRLYLPAEADPPTGTFVLPGRA
- the trxA gene encoding thioredoxin codes for the protein MAGNTVTVTDASFATDVLGSDKPVLVDFWAEWCGPCKMVAPVLEEIASEHGDKLTIAKLNIDENPQIARDYQVMSIPTMTVFQGGKPVKSIIGAKPKGAILSDLADYIG
- the trxB gene encoding thioredoxin-disulfide reductase encodes the protein MTTGEVTRPVIPPAEHDGIRDLIIIGSGPAGYTAATYAARANLHPLVFEGSQFGGALMTTTEVENFPGFPEGIQGPQLMDDMRTQAERFGAELVPSDVTGVDLTANPKIVKVGDTAHRAHAVIVATGSKYRYLGLDNEQRLLGRGVSACATCDGFFFRDQDIVVVGGGDSAMEEATFLTRFAKSVTVVHRREELRASKIMQQRAQDNEKIRWALGKQVTDVLGESTVSAVQLTDTATGATETMPVTGMFLAIGHDPRSELFVGQLKLDDEGYIQVDHPTTRTNIDGVFACGDVVDHIYRQAITSAGTGAAAAIDAERWLAETFDER